A single genomic interval of Macadamia integrifolia cultivar HAES 741 chromosome 6, SCU_Mint_v3, whole genome shotgun sequence harbors:
- the LOC122081287 gene encoding probable pectinesterase/pectinesterase inhibitor 61 has product MDYGKLGSSKSAGSSIGASFRSQLGEPTSSKKGNRRLIVIGVLAFVLLAAAASAGIVVLIRPKSAGERAHGIRGPTQSISKTCSKTRYPDLCVNSLVDFPGALDAGERDLVHISVNMTLQRVGKALYDVSDIGNLQMDTLVRSAYGDCLELLQDSVDQLSRSLMSVVPPADGSGQTGTVGSTQDVMTWLSAALTNQDTCSDGFDVVSGGNVKDQIQQRLKDLSELVSNCLAIFAFSGDSGDFSGVPIQNRRRLMGSVFPPAEVQVEESRGFPKWLTRRERRLLDMPVDVMRADIVVSKDGNGTYKTISEAIKAAPEHSSRRFIIHVKAGRYDEKNLKVGRKKTNLMFIGDGKGKTVITGGRSVYDNFTTFHTASFAATGAGFIARDMTFENYAGPEKHQAVALRIGADHSVVYRCNIIGYQDTLYVHSQRQFYRECDVYGTVDFIFGNAAVVLQNCSLYARKPMAQQKNTITAQNRKDPNQNTGISIHNCRILAASDLEPVKSTYPTYLGRPWKLYSRTVYMLSYMGDHINAKGWLEWNATFALDTLYYGEYMNFGPGGAVGRRVTWPGYRVIIEAAEAAKFTVAQFIYGSSWLPATGVAFVAGLSV; this is encoded by the exons ATGGATTACGGAAAGCTTGGATCATCGAAGTCTGCTGGGTCTTCGATTGGCGCATCTTTCCGAAGCCAATTGGGGGAACCCACTAGCTCAAAGAAGGGAAATCGTCGGCTCATTGTCATCGGTGTCCTCGCTTTTGTCCTCCTTGCTGCAGCAGCTTCCGCCGGAATTGTCGTTTTAATCCGACCAAAATCCGCCGGAGAACGGGCACATGGCATCCGGGGACCTACCCAGTCCATCTCCAAAACCTGCAGCAAGACTCGTTACCCTGACCTCTGTGTCAACTCGCTTGTCGATTTCCCAGGGGCGCTCGATGCAGGGGAACGAGACCTTGTTCACATCTCAGTCAATATGACCCTCCAACGCGTCGGAAAAGCCCTCTACGACGTCTCGGATATTGGAAACTTACAAATGGATACTCTCGTTCGGTCGGCTTACGGGGATTGCTTGGAGCTGTTGCAGGATTCGGTGGATCAGCTCTCACGGTCTTTAATGTCGGTGGTGCCGCCGGCTGATGGTAGCGGACAGACAGGAACCGTTGGATCAACGCAAGATGTGATGACGTGGCTTAGTGCGGCACTCACCAATCAGGACACGTGTTCGGATGGATTCGATGTTGTGAGCGGTGGGAACGTGAAGGATCAGATACAACAAAGGCTTAAGGATCTGTCGGAGCTGGTTAGTAATTGCTTAGCCATCTTTGCCTTTTCCGGCGACAGCGGAGACTTCTCCGGTGTTCCCATTCAGAACCGGCGGAGATTGATGGGAAGCGTTTTTCCGCCGGCGGAGGTTCAGGTAGAGGAAAGCCGTGGGTTCCCGAAATGGCTGactaggagagagaggagactCTTGGATATGCCGGTGGATGTGATGCGGGCTGACATTGTTGTCTCCAAAGACGGAAACGGCACCTATAAGACGATATCGGAAGCCATTAAAGCTGCTCCGGAGCATAGCAGTCGCCGTTTTATTATCCACGTCAAAGCAGGAAG gTACGACGAGAAGAACCTTAAGGTGGGGAGGAAAAAGACCAATCTGATGTTCATAGGAGACGGTAAGGGCAAAACGGTCATTACAGGTGGCAGGAGCGTCTACGATAATTTTACCACGTTCCACACGGCATCATTCG CGGCGACGGGAGCTGGATTTATCGCAAGGGACATGACCTTCGAGAACTATGCGGGACCCGAAAAGCATCAAGCGGTGGCCTTACGTATTGGGGCGGATCACTCGGTGGTGTACCGATGCAACATCATAGGGTATCAAGACACACTGTACGTACATTCTCAGCGACAGTTCTACAGAGAATGCGACGTGTACGGAACCGTGGACTTCATATTTGGGAACGCAGCGGTGGTGTTACAGAATTGTAGTCTCTACGCACGCAAACCCATGGCCCAGCAGAAGAACACTATCACGGCCCAGAACCGGAAAGACCCGAACCAGAACACCGGCATCTCTATCCATAACTGTCGGATCCTTGCTGCTTCTGATCTAGAGCCCGTCAAGTCCACTTACCCGACTTATCTGGGTCGTCCGTGGAAGCTCTACTCGAGGACGGTGTACATGTTGTCTTACATGGGTGATCACATCAACGCAAAAGGGTGGTTGGAATGGAACGCCACCTTCGCCCTCGACACACTTTACTACGGGGAGTACATGAATTTCGGTCCAGGTGGAGCCGTCGGACGGCGGGTCACGTGGCCCGGTTACCGGGTTATTATTGAGGCCGCGGAGGCGGCCAAGTTCACCGTCGCCCAATTCATATACGGATCTTCTTGGTTGCCCGCGACCGGGGTGGCCTTTGTGGCTGGGCTTTCAGTTTGA